One stretch of Nicotiana tabacum cultivar K326 chromosome 18, ASM71507v2, whole genome shotgun sequence DNA includes these proteins:
- the LOC107783012 gene encoding LOW QUALITY PROTEIN: uncharacterized protein LOC107783012 (The sequence of the model RefSeq protein was modified relative to this genomic sequence to represent the inferred CDS: inserted 3 bases in 2 codons) has translation MRPRLVVGEFFTGRNSDPVKFGTQSTQDLRMKSERRFRPGMTCEKRLLKSVMDSKVTQLQKAEMEAILGPDSEPFETFISDHIDSSEEKDSEAKSIFNMMKQKDPESLALKLVDYLGPPHDFYTRQECALLLKKLLKDDDLWTWHKLSVSTQSSIKCMILDCMNQEESEFIIGELRYTVYTLAASSLPDNNWPELLPFFYRCVTNSSSNNFFKKSXFLIFAQLAEHRGEKIVLWVKDLHSVFRNTLNDDTLDLNVRIAATKAVINFIQCVSSSNEKEQFQDLLPGVLRTLAETLSSGVDEAASWYVLTFLKDLAKNEPRFLRRQLVVVVGSILDIAKDEKLQEETRHGAVEFLVNLVEASWEKTPGMMKRLLSFISRCLMVLVNLLADTNDDPGWHSAETKYDSTGTTSNHSFSVHFLERFSRALGGKSFVPIAKEQLSAYWDAPEWEKRHAAPFALAQIAKGCSKQVMIKDLEQPVKKVLNCLQDPHPRVRWAACCAIDRLSTVYHPDFQEQYHNQVVPALAATMDHVHPRVQLYPSSVSNKSDFLIPYLDGIVNKLLVLVQNGKQMVQQEALYALSRITESAKEYFRTYYDTVMPQLKAFLRNADLTSDLILRARAIECMSCVGSAVGREKFREDAEQVIKVIMISLQGIQTKGDDSPTEYLLRACAAICDCLGQDFLPYIHKVMXPFIQCAQLEPAITISVKRNQVAACFMLCLFAETLKGDFYPWVSQVVPVFIPLLKFYTHNGLRKCAVISMYILLRSAKLAVEKGIAQGASETYFTKLSDHIMQSLLDALHEEPMTDISAVMLSTLNNCLQISPLLNEGQLRRIVTEVRHVITESSNRKRKLKERAKSEDFDAEEGKMARRSYFVAGIFFFYQLCRILKTLIKMVKAAFLPFFDELASFLIPLWGKDKTAQERCAPTVIFASLVRECPEAALKYCDIFLPLFLDASNDENPRVRQNALYGLGLYAEYGSSVFKPVVKEVISRINVVIMHLCAREPENECAYDNAVSALGKICQFHRESINSAQIIPVWLNCLPIKGDLAEAKYVHGELCSMVERSDIELIGPSYQYIPKIISVFAEVLCSEKDLATEETKNRIINILRQLQQTLPSATLESALTYLVPRQEMELKSILSPEEDAGF, from the exons ATGAGGCCAAGGCTTGTCGTCGGCGAGTTCTTCACGGGTCGGAACTCGGATCCGGTGAAGTTTGGAACTCAATCGACTCAAGATTTGAGAATGAAGTCAGAG CGTCGTTTCAGACCGGGAATGACTTGCGAAAAAAGGCTGCTGAAGAG TGTAATGGATAGCAAGGTTACTCAGTTACAGAAGGCCGAGATGGAGGCTATTCTTGGGCCTGACTCAGAGCCATTTGAAACATTTATTTCTGATCACATAGACAGCTCCGAGGAAAAAGATTCGGAGGCTAAATCCATATTTAACATGATGAAGCAGAAGGATCCAGAATCCCTTGCACTTAAGCTTGTTGACTATCTTGGCCCTCCCCACGACTTTTATACCCGTCAAGAGTGTGCTCTCCTCTTAAAGAAGTTGCTTAAAGATGACGACTTATGGACTTGGCACAAACTAAGTGTCTCCACTCAATCAAGCATCAAGTGTATGATCCTTGATTGTATGAATCAAGAAGAATCAGAATTCATCATTGGAGAGCTTCGTTACACTGTTTATACGCTGGCTGCTTCATCTCTTCCAGATAACAACTGGCCTGAGTTATTGCCCTTCTTTTACCGATGCGTCACTAATTCTAGTTCAaacaacttttttaaaaagt GTTTCTTAATATTTGCGCAACTAGCCGAGCATAGAGGCGAAAAAATTGTCCTTTGGGTAAAAGATCTGCACTCAGTATTCCGAAATACTCTGAATGATGATACCCTCGATCTCAATGTGAGGATTGCAGCCACAAAAGCTGTGATCAACTTCATTCAGTGCGTATCGAGTTCAAATGAAAAGGAGCAGTTTCAAGATCTATTGCCAGGTGTGCTGAGGACGTTGGCTGAAACATTGAGCAGCGGTGTTGACGAGGCCGCATCATGGTACGTGCTGACATTTTTAAAAGACTTGGCGAAGAATGAGCCTAGGTTCTTGAGGCGACAACTAGTGGTTGTTGTGGGTTCAATATTGGATATAGCAAAGGATGAGAAATTGCAAGAGGAGACGAGGCATGGGGCGGttgaatttttggtaaatttggttgaGGCAAGCTGGGAGAAGACACCTGGGATGATGAAGAGGTTGCTCTCGTTTATTAGCAGATGTTTAATGGTGTTAGTGAACTTATTAGCCGATACAAATGATGACCCCGGTTGGCATAGTGCCGAGACCAAGTATGATAGTACAGGGACTACAAGTAACCACAGCTTTAGTGTGCACTTCTTAGAACGGTTTTCTCGTGCATTAGGAGGTAAGTCTTTTGTTCCTATTGCTAAAGAGCAGCTGTCTGCTTACTGGGATGCCCCAGAGTGGGAGAAGCGCCATGCAGCTCCCTTTGCACTTGCTCAGATTGCTAAAGGTTGCTCGAAGCAG GTGATGATTAAGGATCTGGAGCAACCAGTGAAAAAGGTTTTAAATTGTCTCCAAGATCCTCATCCTCGAGTCAGATGGGCTGCTTGCTGCGCAATTGACAGGTTGTCGACTGTCTACCATCCAGATTTTCAAGAACAATACCATAACCAAGTAGTTCCTGCATTAGCTGCAACTATGGATCATGTTCATCCACGAGTGCAG CTCTATCCTTCTTCTGTGTCCAACAAGTCAGATTTTTTGATACCTTACCTAGATGGAATAGTTAATAAACTGCTTGTACTTGTACAG AATGGCAAACAAATGGTCCAACAAGAAGCATTATATGCATTGTCTCGTATAACTGAATCTGCTAAG GAGTACTTCCGGACCTATTATGACACTGTTATGCCACAGTTGAAAGCTTTCTTGAGAAATGCAGATCTTACATCCGATCTCATTCTTCGTGCCAGAGCGATAGAGTGCATGAGCTGTGTTGGGTCTGCTGTTGGCAGGGAGAAATTTAGAGAAGACGCAGAGCAG GTCATCAAAGTGATTATGATATCATTACAAGGAATACAAACGAAGGGGGATGATTCTCCAACTGAATACTTGCTAAGG GCATGTGCTGCAATTTGCGATTGCCTAGGACAGGATTTTCTTCCTTATATCCATAAAGTCAT CCCTTTTATTCAATGTGCTCAACTTGAACCTGCTATAACCATCTCTGTGAAGCGGAACCAAGTTGCAGCCTGTTTTATGCTATGCCTCTTCGCTGAGACATTAAAGGGAGACTTCTACCCATGGGTTTCCCAG GTTGTTCCAGTCTTTATTCCACTTCTGAAATTCTATACCCACAATGGTCTCAGGAAATGTGCTGTTATTT CCATGTATATTTTGTTGCGTTCTGCTAAACTAGCTGTTGAGAAAGGGATCGCACAAGGTGCAAGTGAGACATATTTCACAAAGTTGTCAGACCATATAATGCAGTCTTTGCTAGATGCTTTGCATGAG GAGCCTATGACGGATATATCTGCAGTCATGTTGAGTACATTGAACAATTGCCTGCAG ATCAGTCCACTTCTCAATGAAGGTCAGCTTCGTAGAATAGTGACTGAGGTAAGGCATGTCATTACAGAAAGTTCAAACAGAAAACGAAAACTCAAAGAGAGAGCTAAATCAGAAGACTTTGATGCTGAGGAGGGAAAAATGGCAAGAAGATCATATTTTGTGGCAGGTAT CTTTTTCTTTTATCAGCTTTGTCGAATATTAAAAACATTGATCAAAATGGTGAAGGCAGCATTCTTGCCTTTCTTTGACGAGCTGGCATCATTTCTGATTCCTTTGTGG GGCAAAGATAAAACAGCTCAAGAGAGATGTGCACCAACTGTTATCTTTGCTAGCCTAGTGAGGGAGTGCCCTGAAGCGGCTCTAAA GTACTGTGATATATTTCTACCTTTGTTTTTGGATGCAAGCAATGACGAAAATCCAAGAGTTAGACAG AATGCTCTTTATGGGCTTGGGCTTTATGCGGAATATGGTAGTTCTGTTTTCAAACCTGTTGTTAAAG AGGTTATTTCAAGGATCAATGTAGTGATAATGCATTTATGCGCTCGTGAACCTGAGAATGAATGTGCATATGATAATGCTGTTTCTGCACTGGGTAAAATATGTCAGTTCCATCGGGAAAGTATCAACTCGGCCCAG ATTATTCCGGTTTGGTTGAATTGCCTGCCTATAAAGGGTGACCTGGCTGAAGCCAAATATGTTCATGGCGAATTATGTTCGATGGTTGAAAG GTCAGATATAGAACTTATTGGTCCCAGCTATCAATACATTCCAAAAATTATTTCGGTTTTTGCAGAG GTTCTATGTTCTGAAAAAGATCTTGCTACAGAAGAAACCAAAAATCGCATCATTAATATATTAAGGCAGCTTCAGCAAACTCTACCATCAGCCACCTTGGAATCAGCATTGACATATCTTGTACCTCGGCAGGAGATGGAGTTGAAATCAATTCTATCACCTGAAGAGGATGCTGGCTTTTAA